The Chryseobacterium joostei genome window below encodes:
- a CDS encoding lytic transglycosylase domain-containing protein, translating to MIRATIFLSIITLPLVLKSQEKESFIKYNESYIKSLGEDNEIIETLEESTYKERFNYLNANTPLPIDYNDVTYTYVKKYLSYRWYGKIIGLSSYYFPLFEKKLAQYGLPLELKYLAVVESALNPRATSWVGAAGLWQFMPATGNQYGIKKNDYINIFYDPVGNTDSAVRYLKDLYLELGDWNLAISGYNCGAGNVRKAIRKAGSKNYWKVRPYLPKETQAYVPSFIAVNYLFNFYKMHNFKPSYFKHSFLDMTIIKVNEQTSLQELGKKFDYKLLKFANPQFTTSTVPKGAIVYVK from the coding sequence ATGATAAGAGCTACTATATTTCTTTCGATTATTACCCTTCCACTTGTTTTAAAAAGCCAGGAAAAAGAGTCATTTATTAAATATAATGAATCTTATATAAAAAGTTTAGGAGAAGACAATGAAATAATAGAGACTTTAGAAGAATCTACATATAAAGAAAGATTTAATTATCTTAATGCAAATACACCCTTACCGATTGACTATAATGATGTGACTTATACCTATGTTAAGAAATATTTGTCTTATAGATGGTATGGAAAAATAATAGGACTTTCGAGCTATTATTTCCCATTATTTGAAAAAAAACTTGCTCAATATGGTTTACCATTAGAATTAAAATATTTAGCAGTAGTGGAGAGTGCATTGAACCCCAGGGCAACCTCTTGGGTAGGAGCTGCAGGATTATGGCAATTTATGCCGGCAACCGGTAATCAATATGGAATAAAAAAAAATGACTATATAAATATCTTTTATGACCCTGTAGGCAATACGGACTCTGCAGTAAGATATTTAAAGGATTTATATTTGGAATTGGGGGATTGGAACTTAGCGATATCAGGTTATAACTGTGGTGCTGGAAACGTAAGAAAGGCAATAAGAAAGGCGGGAAGTAAGAATTATTGGAAAGTTCGTCCATATCTTCCGAAAGAAACACAAGCCTATGTGCCTTCATTTATAGCGGTTAATTATTTATTCAACTTCTATAAAATGCACAATTTCAAACCTTCATATTTTAAACATTCTTTTCTTGACATGACAATAATAAAAGTTAATGAACAAACTTCCCTCCAGGAATTAGGAAAAAAGTTTGATTATAAACTTTTAAAATTTGCCAATCCTCAATTCACCACGAGTACAGTTCCAAAAGGAGCAATAGTGTATGTAAAGTAA